The Pseudodesulfovibrio sp. zrk46 genome contains a region encoding:
- the miaB gene encoding tRNA (N6-isopentenyl adenosine(37)-C2)-methylthiotransferase MiaB — MKFHITTFGCQMNVHDSDWLTRALESRGWEAADEDEAQVYVLNTCSVRDKPEQKVYSELGRIAAHLRRDEDVFAAVGGCVAQQVGRGFFERFPFVKLVFGSDGIANAPNALERIAEGSDERVALLDFVSIYEERENPEERTVTLSENRQAFVNIMQGCDNFCSYCIVPYTRGRQKSRHPDAVVEECRALVESGVREVTLLGQNVNSFGMDKGGVGVSFADLLYRVAALDGLERLRFTTSHPKDIAPEVIKAFGELTNLCPSLHLPLQAGSDSILKAMRRKYNTKRYLEIVDALKEARPDIALTTDLIVGFPGETEEDFQQTLEMVERVGYESSFSFKYSDRPGVAAVNMEPKVDPQEASERLMRLQTLQNNITRKCLKNLESRETVAFVEGLSRKQDESGTWWKGRDPAGRIINFSMSEINGLVGMMVPVRITEAKKHSLVGERIGTPW, encoded by the coding sequence ATGAAATTTCACATCACCACCTTTGGGTGTCAAATGAACGTGCACGATTCTGATTGGCTTACCCGCGCTCTAGAGAGTCGCGGCTGGGAAGCTGCAGACGAGGATGAGGCACAAGTATATGTTCTAAATACTTGCTCTGTGCGCGATAAACCGGAACAGAAGGTGTACAGTGAGTTGGGACGCATTGCAGCGCATTTAAGGCGTGATGAAGACGTCTTCGCTGCTGTCGGCGGTTGTGTGGCTCAGCAGGTGGGCCGCGGTTTTTTTGAACGTTTTCCCTTTGTAAAACTGGTCTTTGGTTCTGATGGTATTGCCAATGCCCCCAACGCATTGGAGCGTATCGCAGAGGGTAGCGATGAACGAGTGGCCCTGCTTGATTTTGTGTCCATCTACGAAGAGCGCGAGAATCCGGAAGAGCGCACTGTGACTCTTTCTGAGAATCGACAGGCTTTTGTCAACATCATGCAGGGGTGCGATAACTTTTGCTCTTATTGCATTGTACCTTACACTCGTGGTCGCCAGAAATCTCGTCATCCAGATGCCGTAGTTGAGGAGTGCCGTGCGTTAGTTGAATCAGGAGTGCGTGAGGTCACTCTCCTTGGCCAGAACGTCAACAGCTTTGGGATGGACAAGGGAGGGGTAGGTGTCAGCTTCGCGGACTTGTTGTATCGTGTGGCAGCATTGGATGGACTGGAGCGACTTCGTTTCACAACATCTCACCCCAAGGATATTGCTCCAGAAGTCATCAAAGCCTTTGGTGAACTGACCAACTTGTGTCCATCGCTCCATCTGCCGCTTCAAGCTGGTTCGGATTCTATACTCAAGGCCATGCGTCGCAAATATAACACCAAGCGCTATCTTGAAATTGTGGACGCTCTCAAAGAAGCTCGGCCTGACATTGCATTGACTACAGACCTCATTGTCGGTTTTCCTGGGGAGACTGAAGAAGATTTCCAACAGACTTTGGAAATGGTGGAGCGAGTGGGATATGAATCCAGTTTTTCATTTAAGTACTCCGACCGTCCCGGGGTTGCTGCGGTGAATATGGAACCTAAAGTGGACCCACAGGAGGCATCAGAAAGATTGATGCGCTTGCAGACTTTACAAAATAATATTACTAGAAAATGTCTAAAGAATTTAGAATCTCGGGAAACTGTGGCTTTTGTTGAGGGACTCAGCCGTAAACAAGATGAAAGCGGAACTTGGTGGAAGGGACGTGATCCTGCCGGGCGCATCATTAATTTTTCGATGTCCGAGATCAATGGACTTGTCGGTATGATGGTGCCTGTACGCATCACCGAAGCCAAGAAACATTCGCTGGTTGGTGAAAGGATTGGTACGCCGTGGTAA
- a CDS encoding adenylyl-sulfate kinase — MVFGKNAWAIWVVGLPGSGKSSLVRGIADHLKAKGITVTILAMDRRRKTYFPEPTYSAREREEAYALLADEAASLVKQGECVIIDGSAYRKAMRDRARCQISRFAEIYIYCDLEEAVRRESLRPNGEVLAGLYHKALERKKTGQVWPGLGEVIGVDVPFEENSDAELVIDSTRLSQEETLGKALHFLDSWLSDA, encoded by the coding sequence ATGGTCTTTGGCAAGAATGCATGGGCCATTTGGGTCGTTGGCTTGCCGGGAAGTGGCAAGTCATCGCTCGTTCGTGGGATAGCTGACCATCTTAAAGCCAAAGGAATTACGGTGACAATCCTTGCTATGGATAGGCGGCGCAAAACGTACTTCCCTGAACCAACATATTCTGCTCGCGAGAGAGAGGAAGCCTATGCCCTGCTTGCTGATGAGGCAGCCTCATTGGTGAAGCAGGGCGAATGCGTTATCATTGACGGTTCAGCTTATAGAAAGGCTATGCGAGATAGGGCGAGATGTCAGATTTCAAGGTTTGCGGAAATCTATATTTATTGCGATTTGGAGGAGGCTGTACGTCGTGAATCGCTTCGGCCAAATGGGGAAGTTCTGGCTGGATTGTATCATAAGGCATTGGAACGAAAAAAAACTGGTCAGGTGTGGCCTGGCCTAGGAGAAGTCATCGGGGTTGATGTTCCATTTGAGGAAAATTCTGATGCGGAACTGGTTATCGATAGCACACGGCTTTCACAAGAAGAAACATTGGGAAAAGCCTTGCACTTTCTGGACAGCTGGCTATCCGATGCTTAG
- a CDS encoding YhjD/YihY/BrkB family envelope integrity protein: MTPAKIVKTKLDFKQHFSESIWKRNAPGTPLHIKIWRGACRLSYLIGFGFFKDQCIIRAAALTFTTILSIVPFLAVAFSISKGFGLQNSEMMREWVLRLTTGRPEVADKIIEYIDRTNVQALGWVGVATLLFTVLSLIGTIEKAFNTIWHVQKGRSTWRKVTDFFPVIVFGPIILFVASSFNVSLQQQEIVAQVLSVEAIGYLEAMFLKMTPYMLIIFAFSMMYAFIPYVRVKFSSALIGGMVGGILWQLAQWGYIHWQIGAAKYNAIYGSFAQFPVLLMWIYISWVIVLLGAEVSYSWQNINSFVKQRYFGEATPFERQKIAVLMMIVLTKRFHRGQQLPSVEEISDGLMAPTSLVSDLFILLQKAGYTVLTENQEQEVYAPARALDKVRILEIIRVVNMDADNRVFQEFAEKFGFLDKLFEKLGEATMGSEANMTLLECAEKYPAYVLDIIPEEDAF; this comes from the coding sequence ATGACACCAGCCAAAATCGTGAAGACCAAGTTGGATTTCAAGCAACACTTTTCAGAGAGTATCTGGAAGCGGAATGCTCCAGGCACACCTCTTCATATCAAGATTTGGCGTGGTGCATGTCGCTTGAGCTATCTAATCGGTTTTGGCTTTTTTAAAGATCAGTGCATCATTCGTGCGGCAGCCCTAACGTTTACTACGATTCTCTCTATAGTGCCATTTCTGGCCGTTGCTTTTTCTATCTCCAAAGGGTTTGGATTACAAAATTCTGAAATGATGCGAGAGTGGGTGCTTCGATTGACCACAGGTCGACCTGAAGTTGCTGATAAAATCATCGAGTATATCGACCGCACTAACGTTCAGGCTTTGGGGTGGGTTGGAGTTGCTACTCTACTTTTCACAGTGCTGTCCCTTATTGGTACGATTGAAAAAGCTTTCAATACCATTTGGCATGTACAGAAAGGACGATCCACTTGGCGTAAAGTCACGGATTTTTTCCCTGTTATCGTTTTTGGTCCGATTATATTGTTTGTAGCATCCAGTTTTAACGTCAGCCTTCAGCAGCAAGAAATTGTGGCTCAAGTCCTGAGTGTTGAGGCTATTGGTTATCTTGAAGCAATGTTTCTCAAGATGACTCCTTACATGCTAATCATCTTCGCCTTTTCTATGATGTATGCTTTCATTCCTTATGTGCGTGTGAAATTTAGCTCAGCGTTAATTGGAGGGATGGTCGGCGGCATCCTGTGGCAGCTTGCTCAGTGGGGATATATCCACTGGCAAATCGGTGCAGCCAAGTACAATGCCATTTATGGAAGTTTTGCTCAATTTCCCGTCTTACTTATGTGGATTTACATAAGTTGGGTGATTGTGCTGCTTGGTGCAGAGGTAAGCTACTCGTGGCAGAATATTAATTCGTTTGTAAAACAAAGGTACTTTGGAGAAGCAACGCCATTTGAGCGTCAAAAGATAGCAGTGCTAATGATGATTGTTTTGACAAAGAGATTTCATAGGGGGCAGCAGTTGCCTTCAGTTGAAGAAATATCAGATGGCCTCATGGCCCCAACTTCACTGGTCTCTGACCTTTTTATACTGCTTCAGAAGGCTGGATACACGGTTCTTACCGAAAATCAAGAGCAAGAGGTTTATGCTCCTGCGAGAGCCTTAGACAAGGTGCGAATTCTTGAAATTATTCGGGTTGTGAATATGGATGCTGATAATCGGGTATTTCAAGAGTTTGCTGAAAAATTCGGTTTTCTTGATAAGCTGTTTGAAAAACTTGGTGAAGCCACAATGGGGAGTGAAGCCAACATGACGTTGCTGGAATGTGCTGAGAAATACCCAGCTTATGTGCTTGATATCATTCCAGAGGAGGATGCTTTTTAA
- the tolQ gene encoding protein TolQ: MNFLPDSNILTLLMGATLAVKMVMIFLALMSIWSWTIIFFKFFTIGTARKKVIRGYDVFMDAEDLTSGLKALGSKDQSPLARVSTLAVHEFRLLEKADVNRERKRLLVKDTLRRVLKQGISKEMRGLTRNLPFLATCANAAPFIGLFGTVWGIMHSFHSIGLAQSAALATVAPGISEALIATAIGLLVAIPATIFYNYFLGKLNEVESGMVDFAGAFLNRAEREIAWASKGEKKA, encoded by the coding sequence ATGAATTTTTTGCCTGACAGCAATATCCTTACACTTCTGATGGGAGCCACTCTAGCCGTAAAAATGGTCATGATTTTTTTGGCTTTAATGTCTATTTGGAGTTGGACCATTATCTTTTTTAAGTTTTTTACGATTGGCACTGCGCGAAAAAAGGTCATTAGAGGGTATGATGTCTTTATGGATGCCGAAGACCTTACATCGGGCCTCAAGGCACTTGGTTCCAAGGATCAATCACCTTTGGCTCGAGTCTCAACCCTAGCGGTGCATGAATTTCGTCTATTGGAAAAGGCTGATGTTAATCGTGAACGAAAGCGGTTACTGGTTAAAGATACACTTCGTCGTGTATTGAAACAGGGAATTTCAAAAGAAATGCGTGGGTTAACTCGTAACTTGCCATTTCTTGCCACTTGCGCCAATGCGGCCCCGTTTATCGGCCTCTTTGGCACTGTGTGGGGTATTATGCACTCATTCCATTCAATCGGATTGGCGCAGTCTGCTGCACTTGCGACTGTTGCCCCTGGAATATCTGAAGCCCTTATTGCCACTGCTATTGGTCTCTTAGTCGCTATCCCGGCCACCATTTTTTACAACTATTTCCTTGGTAAGCTCAATGAGGTCGAGTCCGGTATGGTTGATTTTGCCGGAGCGTTTTTAAATCGCGCTGAGCGTGAGATTGCTTGGGCTTCCAAAGGCGAAAAAAAAGCGTAG
- the cutA gene encoding divalent-cation tolerance protein CutA, which translates to MTKMFVYMTCETEKEAECIGTVLVERRLAACINIIYGMKTMYWWEGKVETANEVVLIAKTKSSLVGELTEAVKAIHSYDVPCIAALPIQGGNPDFLAWIVQETK; encoded by the coding sequence ATGACGAAAATGTTCGTGTATATGACGTGTGAAACTGAAAAGGAAGCTGAATGCATCGGAACCGTCTTGGTTGAACGTCGCTTGGCTGCATGTATCAATATTATTTATGGTATGAAAACTATGTATTGGTGGGAGGGCAAAGTGGAGACGGCTAACGAGGTCGTACTTATTGCCAAGACCAAGTCGAGCCTAGTCGGCGAGTTGACTGAAGCAGTAAAGGCAATTCACAGCTATGACGTCCCTTGCATAGCCGCTTTGCCCATACAGGGCGGGAATCCAGATTTTCTTGCTTGGATCGTGCAGGAGACAAAGTAG
- the tolR gene encoding protein TolR, whose amino-acid sequence MAIKTGGGFLNEINVTPFVDVMLVLLIIFMVTAPLMTQGVEVDLPTTRTVKNLPQDSEHLVLSIKKSGELFLDEYEVGLGELEDHLKRLVSKQKKQLFMRADKEVPYGTVVQVMGEIKASGIDRLGIVAEQTKNENTK is encoded by the coding sequence ATGGCTATTAAGACTGGTGGCGGCTTTCTCAATGAGATCAATGTGACGCCTTTTGTAGATGTCATGCTTGTACTTTTAATCATTTTTATGGTTACGGCTCCGCTTATGACACAGGGGGTAGAAGTTGATTTACCCACGACTCGAACAGTTAAGAATTTACCACAAGATTCTGAGCATTTAGTTTTATCAATTAAGAAGAGCGGAGAGCTCTTTCTTGACGAATATGAAGTCGGCTTAGGAGAACTTGAAGATCACTTGAAGCGCCTTGTTTCAAAACAAAAGAAGCAGCTTTTCATGCGTGCCGATAAAGAAGTTCCTTATGGCACTGTGGTTCAAGTAATGGGAGAGATTAAGGCGTCTGGTATTGATCGTCTTGGTATTGTCGCAGAGCAGACTAAAAATGAAAATACAAAGTAA
- a CDS encoding carbohydrate kinase family protein, whose product MQIYISGSLAFDRIMTFPDKFSNHILPDKIHILNVCFLVDGMSERFGGTGGNIAYNLALLGEKPILLSQVGKDFASYDTWLQKHGITVEGIRTVEQEFTAGAYITTDQSDNQITGFNPGAMKYPSQYDMEKVDKAEGLGIISPGNLNDMMDHPKYYRENSIPFIFDPGQQIPAFSGEQLAEAFEGAEILITNDYELEMVMKSTGLSKDDIVDRVSYLITTLGEEGSIVNSKGEETMVAPCPVSEVADPTGAGDAYRSGLLKGLSMGKTVAEAAKLGSVCAAYAVECKGTQEHSFTIEEFTNRYEATFGSM is encoded by the coding sequence ATGCAAATCTATATTTCTGGGTCTCTTGCCTTTGATCGCATCATGACCTTTCCCGACAAATTTTCCAACCATATCCTTCCGGATAAAATTCATATTTTGAATGTTTGCTTCTTAGTGGATGGCATGTCCGAACGCTTTGGCGGTACGGGTGGTAACATTGCTTATAATTTGGCCTTGCTGGGCGAAAAGCCTATTTTGCTTAGTCAGGTCGGTAAAGATTTCGCATCGTATGATACTTGGCTGCAGAAACACGGTATCACCGTCGAAGGAATCCGTACCGTTGAACAGGAATTCACAGCTGGGGCCTACATCACTACTGATCAGTCGGATAACCAGATTACCGGTTTCAATCCTGGTGCGATGAAGTATCCCAGTCAGTATGATATGGAGAAGGTGGATAAGGCAGAGGGATTGGGTATCATCTCTCCCGGCAACCTGAACGATATGATGGACCACCCTAAGTATTATCGCGAAAATAGCATTCCATTTATATTTGATCCGGGTCAGCAGATCCCTGCATTTTCTGGTGAGCAACTTGCCGAAGCATTTGAAGGTGCTGAAATTCTAATTACAAATGACTATGAACTGGAAATGGTCATGAAATCTACAGGGCTTTCTAAGGACGACATTGTAGATCGAGTTTCTTACCTGATTACTACTTTGGGGGAAGAAGGATCCATTGTGAACAGTAAAGGCGAAGAGACCATGGTTGCCCCCTGTCCGGTTTCCGAAGTTGCTGACCCCACCGGGGCTGGCGATGCCTATCGTTCGGGTTTACTGAAGGGGCTTTCGATGGGCAAGACCGTTGCTGAAGCCGCCAAACTGGGGTCCGTGTGTGCAGCGTACGCAGTTGAGTGTAAGGGGACGCAGGAGCACTCTTTCACCATTGAAGAGTTCACAAACCGTTACGAGGCGACTTTCGGCTCTATGTAG
- a CDS encoding YdcF family protein → MGKLIRLILQMVGALTILGALATFILLAFAGSWMKVNDSPIKADYILPLAGDQHRMLKAIEFYKQGYAPIILISNALKRPPSPLQQLHWEMGYPNYSREEYYSRLIPLLGINNIQLEEFGHGHISTMEEAEALKKHLKGKNKRLLIVTSPYHARRAKMIFMEILPDCDIVVASTEIGSFKKKWWTDQISAQTLVMEFAKTLHYLLGGVFRSTDEAT, encoded by the coding sequence ATGGGCAAGCTCATCCGATTGATACTTCAAATGGTCGGCGCGCTGACAATACTCGGCGCGCTTGCCACATTTATTCTTCTCGCTTTCGCTGGAAGTTGGATGAAAGTTAATGATAGCCCTATCAAGGCAGACTATATTCTACCACTTGCTGGCGACCAACACCGGATGCTCAAGGCCATCGAATTCTACAAACAAGGGTATGCCCCTATCATCCTAATCAGTAATGCCTTAAAGCGACCACCGAGTCCTTTACAGCAACTGCATTGGGAAATGGGGTATCCCAATTATTCCCGCGAAGAGTATTATAGTAGGCTTATCCCTTTGCTGGGAATAAATAATATTCAATTAGAGGAATTTGGGCATGGCCATATCAGCACAATGGAAGAGGCTGAGGCACTTAAAAAGCATCTGAAAGGCAAAAACAAACGCCTGCTTATTGTAACCTCCCCCTACCACGCACGGCGGGCCAAAATGATCTTTATGGAAATACTCCCCGATTGCGATATAGTTGTAGCATCGACCGAGATTGGATCTTTCAAAAAGAAATGGTGGACGGATCAGATTTCTGCGCAAACATTAGTCATGGAATTCGCCAAGACACTCCACTATCTATTGGGTGGTGTATTTCGCTCCACCGATGAAGCCACTTAA
- a CDS encoding phosphotransferase: MIELRIESIKAYLKRAFGHDAQLLGVGDIGNLDEQGMKGFGYGKPLLINFEVGGKEREAVISIMKGDKYGHQFYWDRAAVLMFQYETSARMECHVRPLGLGYVDGDDQLIPVQTAKEFFIVNEKLEGHDYFLNLERIRKKGLLDIDIDTSRNFARWLANVHSAKNDDPHLYFRRIRNLIGSSECILGLIDEAYPHPFSFFSDQRFVAVEKRLIDWRWKLKEYSHRLSAVHGDFHPWNVLVTEDGDFSVLDRSRGEWGEPGGDLASMAVNYLLWSLYQQDRLAGPFETLYKVYFEEYLECTGDTEVLEVIGPFFVFRGLVIASPEWYPDHPESVRKRLFNFIVNVLEDDVFDWQNINRYME; the protein is encoded by the coding sequence ATGATCGAATTGAGGATCGAATCCATAAAGGCATATCTTAAGCGTGCTTTCGGACATGACGCACAACTCTTGGGAGTGGGGGATATTGGCAATCTTGATGAGCAGGGGATGAAGGGCTTCGGCTACGGAAAACCTCTGCTCATTAATTTTGAAGTAGGGGGCAAAGAGCGAGAAGCTGTCATCTCTATTATGAAAGGGGATAAATACGGTCATCAGTTTTACTGGGATCGTGCAGCTGTTCTCATGTTTCAGTATGAGACTTCAGCCCGTATGGAATGCCATGTGCGCCCACTAGGACTGGGGTACGTGGACGGTGATGACCAATTAATTCCGGTTCAGACTGCCAAGGAATTTTTTATCGTTAATGAAAAGCTTGAAGGACACGACTATTTTCTCAATTTAGAGCGTATCCGGAAGAAAGGTCTTCTGGACATTGATATAGACACTTCGCGCAACTTTGCCCGTTGGCTTGCAAATGTTCACAGCGCCAAGAATGATGACCCTCATCTTTATTTTAGGCGTATTCGAAATTTGATTGGTTCCAGTGAGTGCATATTAGGGCTTATTGATGAGGCTTATCCTCATCCATTCTCTTTTTTTTCTGATCAGCGTTTTGTCGCGGTGGAAAAAAGGCTTATTGATTGGCGATGGAAGCTCAAGGAGTATTCTCACCGATTGAGTGCGGTTCATGGTGATTTTCATCCGTGGAACGTACTGGTGACCGAAGATGGCGATTTCTCAGTTTTGGACCGGAGTCGAGGCGAGTGGGGAGAGCCTGGTGGCGATCTGGCCAGTATGGCGGTCAATTACTTGCTGTGGAGTCTTTATCAACAAGATCGGCTGGCTGGTCCATTTGAGACTCTTTATAAAGTTTATTTCGAAGAATATCTCGAATGCACTGGGGATACAGAGGTGCTTGAAGTCATTGGCCCGTTCTTTGTTTTCAGAGGACTCGTCATCGCTTCGCCAGAATGGTACCCCGATCATCCTGAGTCAGTGCGGAAGCGGCTATTCAATTTCATTGTCAATGTTCTTGAAGACGATGTTTTCGACTGGCAGAACATTAACCGTTACATGGAGTAA
- a CDS encoding bifunctional nuclease family protein: protein MVKVEIFGMAMDEQNKSPIIVLKDEQDRAIPIWIGAMEAMSISMALNNTPFPRPMTHDLLLNSIHDMGGKVTRIEVTDIEDGTFFAEIVVSTEGKTIRLDSRPSDAIALAVRAECAIYVGGSVFEKAGAPIIEDAETVIKTQDSDKWMDELNKLSEDDTKYKM from the coding sequence GTGGTAAAAGTCGAGATTTTTGGTATGGCGATGGATGAACAAAATAAATCGCCTATCATAGTCCTCAAGGATGAGCAGGATCGAGCCATACCTATTTGGATTGGAGCCATGGAGGCCATGTCCATTTCAATGGCTCTGAACAATACCCCATTCCCTCGTCCAATGACTCACGATCTGTTGCTTAATAGCATTCATGATATGGGTGGCAAGGTGACGCGTATTGAGGTGACTGATATTGAGGATGGCACTTTCTTTGCCGAGATCGTCGTTTCAACTGAGGGTAAGACTATTCGATTGGACAGTCGTCCTTCAGATGCGATTGCTTTGGCTGTTCGTGCAGAATGCGCCATATATGTCGGTGGCTCTGTCTTTGAAAAGGCAGGGGCTCCAATTATTGAAGATGCCGAAACTGTTATCAAGACCCAGGATTCCGATAAGTGGATGGATGAACTGAACAAGCTATCTGAAGATGATACAAAATATAAAATGTAG
- a CDS encoding histidinol phosphate phosphatase domain-containing protein, protein MIDLHTHSVFSDGELIPAELVRRAEVAGYKAICITDHADESNMYHSLDNVLRFVKKHGHFYDINVLAGVELTHIPPALISEMVGKAREAGAQVVVMHGETPVEPVAPGTNLAAIEAGVDVLAHPGMITDEEVALAVEKKVALEITTRGGHSYTNGHVVALARKHGAKLVVNNDAHAPRDLIGQDLRKTIALGAGLTLEEYRQTEANAWEIVQRCMK, encoded by the coding sequence ATGATCGATCTGCACACCCATAGTGTTTTTAGTGATGGGGAGCTCATCCCTGCTGAACTCGTTCGCCGCGCAGAAGTTGCGGGTTACAAGGCTATTTGCATTACTGATCATGCAGATGAGTCTAATATGTATCATTCTTTGGACAATGTTCTCCGTTTCGTCAAGAAACATGGACATTTCTATGATATCAATGTGCTTGCAGGTGTAGAGTTGACCCATATTCCCCCCGCTTTAATTAGCGAGATGGTCGGTAAAGCTCGAGAGGCCGGGGCACAAGTGGTTGTTATGCATGGCGAGACACCTGTTGAACCTGTCGCACCCGGAACCAATCTAGCAGCAATTGAGGCTGGTGTAGACGTATTGGCTCATCCCGGCATGATTACAGATGAAGAGGTGGCCCTTGCTGTAGAAAAAAAGGTGGCTCTTGAGATCACAACACGTGGCGGCCATAGTTATACCAACGGTCATGTTGTGGCCTTAGCCCGTAAACATGGGGCAAAACTAGTCGTAAACAACGATGCTCATGCTCCTCGTGACCTAATAGGACAAGATTTGCGTAAAACAATTGCTCTTGGTGCTGGTTTAACACTTGAGGAATATCGTCAGACTGAAGCCAATGCCTGGGAAATCGTGCAGCGGTGTATGAAATAG
- the nth gene encoding endonuclease III, translating to MKKKERAIEIYDRLAKRYPFPEPALTWSTPWELLVATALSAQCTDERVNMVTPVFFERWPSIKDAADADVTQIEEVVRSTGFFRNKAKNIKAAANRIMEVYDGEVPKSMAELITLGGVARKTASIVLANAFNINEGIAVDTHVKRLAFRMGLTSKTDPNQVEKDLIPLYPQEAWGDINHYLVFFGREVCPARKPKCDECELNDICPKKGVK from the coding sequence ATGAAAAAGAAAGAACGCGCTATCGAAATCTACGATCGTTTGGCAAAACGATATCCCTTCCCGGAACCGGCCTTAACCTGGTCCACACCTTGGGAACTTTTGGTGGCAACCGCCCTGTCCGCGCAATGTACGGATGAAAGGGTCAATATGGTAACCCCGGTCTTTTTCGAGCGCTGGCCCTCTATTAAAGACGCGGCTGATGCCGACGTCACCCAAATTGAAGAAGTGGTTCGTTCCACCGGATTCTTCCGCAACAAGGCTAAAAATATTAAGGCAGCTGCAAACCGCATCATGGAAGTGTATGATGGTGAAGTGCCAAAATCCATGGCCGAATTGATTACTTTGGGCGGCGTAGCCCGTAAAACGGCAAGCATCGTTCTGGCCAACGCCTTCAACATAAATGAAGGCATTGCCGTAGACACTCATGTGAAACGCCTCGCTTTCCGTATGGGATTGACTTCCAAAACTGATCCCAATCAGGTGGAAAAGGACCTCATCCCCCTGTATCCCCAAGAGGCATGGGGAGACATCAATCATTATCTCGTTTTCTTTGGTCGGGAGGTCTGCCCTGCCCGCAAGCCAAAATGTGACGAGTGCGAATTAAACGACATCTGCCCGAAAAAGGGAGTTAAATAA
- the tgt gene encoding tRNA guanosine(34) transglycosylase Tgt, with protein sequence MSTPGEFKVHCTDGHARRATLSTAHGDIQTPIFMPVGTQGTVKSLTPLDLEEMDAQIILGNTYHLYLRPGDDLVARRGGLHNFSNWKRPILTDSGGFQVFSLKEIRKLTEEGVEFRSYIDGSKHFFSPEKAIDIQKNLGSDIMMVLDECVGYGADKDYTNKSLEMTTRWAKRCREHYPKGSGGQIMFGIVQGGFYKDLREKSLEQLREIDFEGFAIGGLSVGESSEEMYEILHHITPKMPEEKPRYLMGVGTPLDLLEGVSAGVDMFDCVLPSRNARNGTLFTSQGKINIKRAEYAEDDSPLDANCNCYTCRNFTKAYLRHLYQAKELLSYRLNTYHNLYFYLDLMKQVRAAIEKGSFAELKAKYEAAYAPK encoded by the coding sequence ATGAGTACCCCCGGTGAATTCAAAGTCCACTGTACTGACGGCCACGCGCGCCGTGCCACCCTTAGCACTGCCCATGGCGATATCCAGACCCCAATTTTCATGCCTGTAGGCACACAGGGAACAGTCAAGAGTCTGACGCCCTTGGACCTTGAGGAAATGGACGCACAGATCATCCTAGGCAACACCTACCACCTCTATCTACGTCCTGGAGACGATCTGGTTGCACGACGTGGCGGTCTACACAATTTTTCCAATTGGAAACGCCCTATTCTCACAGATTCCGGTGGCTTTCAGGTATTCAGCCTCAAGGAAATTCGTAAGCTCACCGAAGAAGGCGTTGAGTTCCGCTCTTACATTGACGGCTCCAAACATTTCTTTTCACCAGAAAAGGCTATCGACATCCAGAAGAACCTCGGTTCCGACATTATGATGGTGCTGGATGAATGCGTTGGTTACGGCGCAGACAAAGACTACACTAACAAATCGCTGGAGATGACTACCCGCTGGGCCAAACGTTGCCGTGAACACTACCCAAAGGGCAGCGGCGGCCAAATCATGTTTGGAATTGTCCAGGGAGGTTTCTACAAGGACCTGCGCGAGAAGAGCCTTGAGCAACTTCGCGAAATTGATTTCGAAGGCTTTGCCATTGGCGGTCTATCCGTTGGGGAATCTTCTGAGGAGATGTATGAAATTCTGCACCACATAACGCCCAAAATGCCGGAAGAAAAGCCTCGCTATCTCATGGGGGTTGGAACCCCACTCGATCTACTAGAAGGAGTTTCCGCCGGCGTAGACATGTTTGACTGCGTACTCCCCTCCCGCAACGCACGCAACGGCACTCTTTTTACCTCGCAGGGTAAGATCAATATAAAACGCGCCGAATACGCGGAGGACGACTCTCCACTTGATGCCAACTGCAACTGTTACACTTGCCGCAACTTCACCAAAGCGTACCTGCGACACTTATATCAAGCCAAAGAGTTGCTCTCGTACAGGCTGAACACCTATCACAACCTGTACTTCTATCTAGACCTTATGAAACAGGTTCGGGCAGCGATTGAGAAAGGCTCCTTTGCCGAACTCAAAGCCAAATATGAAGCGGCATACGCCCCCAAATAG